A single Staphylococcus muscae DNA region contains:
- a CDS encoding ABC transporter permease produces MKLAISELTFYKFRYALILFIVVLLASMVLFITGLAQGLARENVSMLNGFQTERYVVQKDSEDLLEKSRFTPETQAEIEKVTENPPIKIAQVSTKFNDYKEDMLFTNIPKKEWPQLEKGEYPQNNQEVVLNSKLKGEGIQVGDWIQIPEHDQKIQVVGFFDHAMHSHANVAMMTDEGLTRVAGKQVATAVYPLHDNSKETVKELESIDGVKVVTKDDLKAAIPSYQAEQLPLNMMVVSLFVITAIVLTAFFYVMTIQKTPEIGILKAVGIKTGHLLWALILQILFVTMLGVLIGIGLVVGLSMFLPATMPFIVTPTLIMLTIVIFIFVTLVGALLSFIRVYKIDPIDAIGGGIA; encoded by the coding sequence ATGAAATTAGCGATATCAGAATTAACATTTTATAAATTCCGCTATGCACTTATCTTATTTATAGTTGTCTTATTGGCAAGCATGGTGCTATTTATTACAGGGCTTGCTCAAGGATTAGCACGTGAAAATGTATCTATGCTGAATGGTTTTCAAACAGAGCGATATGTGGTTCAAAAAGATTCTGAGGACTTGTTAGAAAAGTCACGATTTACACCTGAAACACAAGCAGAAATTGAAAAAGTGACAGAGAATCCACCGATAAAAATTGCTCAAGTGTCTACAAAGTTTAATGATTATAAAGAAGACATGCTGTTTACAAATATTCCTAAAAAAGAATGGCCTCAATTAGAAAAAGGGGAATATCCTCAAAACAATCAAGAAGTCGTTTTGAATAGTAAGTTAAAAGGGGAAGGAATTCAAGTCGGTGACTGGATTCAGATTCCAGAACATGATCAAAAAATACAAGTTGTTGGATTTTTCGACCATGCGATGCACTCACATGCCAATGTAGCAATGATGACTGATGAAGGTTTGACACGAGTTGCAGGGAAACAAGTAGCGACAGCAGTTTATCCATTGCACGATAACAGTAAAGAAACAGTGAAAGAACTTGAATCAATCGATGGTGTTAAAGTGGTAACAAAAGATGATTTGAAGGCGGCGATTCCAAGTTATCAAGCGGAACAATTACCGTTGAATATGATGGTCGTGAGTTTATTTGTGATTACAGCGATTGTCTTAACTGCCTTTTTCTATGTCATGACGATTCAAAAAACACCTGAGATTGGTATTTTGAAAGCGGTCGGTATTAAAACAGGACATCTGTTATGGGCACTCATTCTTCAAATATTATTCGTAACTATGTTAGGTGTCTTAATTGGCATCGGATTAGTTGTTGGATTATCAATGTTTTTACCAGCGACGATGCCGTTTATTGTCACACCGACATTGATTATGTTGACAATTGTCATTTTTATTTTCGTCACATTAGTTGGAGCGTTATTATCATTTATCCGTGTTTATAAAATTGATCCAATCGATGCAATAGGAGGTGGCATTGCATGA
- a CDS encoding NAD(P)/FAD-dependent oxidoreductase, whose product MKDLTIIGGGPAGLFASFYAGLREMSVRLIDVQPHLGGKMQLYPEKIIWDIGGIAPKTSYEIIQDMIQQGKHFNPEVHLNTKVTDIKKHAEQHFEIITEDGTSYASRSVILAIGGGIIKPQSLNIAGAERFELTNLHYVVQKYEHFKDKHVLISGAGNAALDWARDLSNYAKSVTLVYRKKDISGHEAMSTILHELDVTKMPNHKIVQLNNTDHDPNTIDEVILEHTESGSQTTVKVDEVIIGHGFERDISLLHDVNLDIDLIDEYFIAGQGNSATTVPGVFACGDIVQHPAKVHLIASAISDGAHAANSAKQYVHPEAPKHGFVSSHNEVFREANKQFLPS is encoded by the coding sequence ATGAAAGATTTAACAATTATCGGTGGAGGTCCAGCTGGTCTTTTTGCCAGTTTTTATGCAGGATTGAGAGAGATGTCTGTGCGTCTTATTGATGTGCAACCTCATCTAGGCGGCAAGATGCAACTCTATCCAGAGAAAATTATTTGGGATATTGGGGGGATTGCGCCGAAAACAAGCTATGAAATTATTCAAGATATGATTCAACAAGGAAAACACTTTAATCCAGAAGTTCACCTCAACACTAAAGTCACCGATATTAAAAAGCATGCAGAACAGCATTTTGAGATCATCACGGAAGACGGAACATCTTATGCATCTCGTTCTGTTATTCTGGCAATTGGCGGGGGCATTATTAAGCCACAATCACTAAATATTGCTGGTGCAGAGCGCTTTGAACTGACAAACTTACACTACGTTGTTCAAAAATATGAGCACTTCAAAGATAAGCACGTACTCATTTCAGGCGCTGGCAATGCTGCTCTAGACTGGGCGAGAGACTTATCTAACTATGCCAAAAGTGTGACATTAGTCTACCGCAAAAAAGACATCTCTGGACATGAAGCGATGTCTACAATTCTTCACGAGCTCGATGTCACAAAAATGCCGAATCATAAAATTGTACAACTCAACAATACCGATCATGATCCAAATACGATTGATGAAGTGATATTAGAACATACGGAATCGGGTTCACAAACGACTGTTAAGGTTGATGAAGTGATCATTGGTCACGGTTTTGAAAGAGATATCAGCCTTCTACACGATGTCAACCTGGATATCGACTTGATCGATGAATATTTCATCGCCGGACAAGGAAACTCTGCCACGACAGTTCCGGGCGTCTTTGCCTGCGGAGATATCGTGCAACATCCAGCCAAAGTCCACCTTATCGCTAGTGCTATTAGCGATGGTGCACATGCTGCTAACAGTGCCAAACAATATGTTCACCCCGAAGCCCCTAAACATGGGTTCGTTTCCAGTCACAACGAAGTATTTCGAGAAGCTAACAAGCAATTTTTACCGTCATAA
- a CDS encoding glycosyltransferase family 4 protein translates to MKSVTFLMHNIYAMGGTVKTISNLANELVRQGHPVKIISIFQSKKQSYFELDSRVEVVSLVDYQLKIRNVIPLLVNRIRKFTPLFKPKQLSKHDPGYAQYSSYVEHKLIRAIQQDTSDVFISTRASFNILLARYGQKNQYRIGMEHMNLTAHTEDYRKEILRYYTQLDAVTTLTSKDQALYQQALPETPVFIITNMIAEKRHHMMKKNQIIAAGRFSYEKGFDLLIEAIYHIQEELREEEYTVQIFGDGAEKEALTQTINYMRLQDIVFLRPTTQQLSTHMAESKITCIPSRNEGFGLTILEAMNQGSITVSFDENVGPSSLIQHGHNGFLVPYGNVEKLSIQLLDIIQKLHGQHLKEIKAAGYETVAAHAPEKIYEQFNNMLSALDK, encoded by the coding sequence ATGAAATCAGTTACATTCTTAATGCATAATATTTATGCTATGGGTGGTACTGTTAAAACCATTAGCAATCTTGCTAATGAACTTGTCAGACAGGGTCATCCTGTTAAAATCATTTCTATTTTTCAATCAAAAAAACAATCATATTTTGAGTTAGATTCGCGTGTTGAAGTTGTCTCTCTTGTTGACTATCAACTGAAAATCCGCAATGTCATACCATTGTTGGTTAATCGCATTCGTAAGTTCACACCTTTATTCAAGCCAAAACAACTTTCAAAGCATGATCCTGGATACGCACAATACTCCAGTTATGTAGAACACAAACTCATTCGTGCTATTCAACAAGATACATCTGATGTATTCATCAGTACACGCGCAAGCTTTAATATTTTGCTTGCACGTTATGGGCAAAAAAATCAATACCGCATCGGCATGGAACATATGAATCTCACTGCACATACGGAAGATTATCGTAAAGAAATATTACGCTACTATACACAATTAGATGCAGTGACAACACTCACTTCTAAAGATCAAGCGCTTTATCAACAGGCACTTCCTGAAACACCTGTTTTTATCATTACAAATATGATTGCAGAAAAACGCCACCATATGATGAAAAAGAATCAAATTATCGCTGCAGGTCGCTTTTCATATGAGAAAGGGTTTGACTTACTCATTGAAGCCATTTATCACATTCAGGAGGAACTACGCGAAGAAGAGTATACCGTACAAATCTTTGGAGATGGAGCGGAGAAAGAAGCATTGACACAAACAATTAATTATATGCGCCTTCAAGATATCGTGTTTCTTCGTCCAACAACTCAGCAACTCAGTACACACATGGCAGAAAGTAAAATTACTTGTATCCCATCACGTAACGAAGGATTTGGCTTGACGATATTAGAAGCTATGAATCAAGGAAGTATTACCGTAAGCTTCGATGAGAACGTAGGTCCTTCATCATTGATTCAACATGGTCACAATGGTTTTCTCGTTCCTTACGGCAATGTTGAAAAACTCAGCATTCAATTACTAGATATTATCCAAAAGCTTCACGGTCAGCATCTTAAAGAGATTAAAGCAGCAGGCTATGAGACTGTTGCAGCACATGCACCTGAAAAAATTTATGAGCAATTTAATAATATGTTGTCTGCACTTGATAAATAA
- a CDS encoding ABC transporter ATP-binding protein → MSLKVKNLVKTFGQGDAETVVLKGLDFEVQPGEFVILNGASGSGKSTLLTILGGLLTPSEGQVVIDGQDLTQLSAKERTEKRLKNIGFIFQASHLLPYLKVKEQLTLVGQEAGMFKKEADARATTLLEQIGLGHRLDAYPHMLSGGEKQRVAIMRAWMNQPKLLLADEPTASLDAKRATEVVDMIKAQVRDEKAIGMMVTHDERLFEYADRIFYLDSGQLVQK, encoded by the coding sequence ATGAGTTTAAAAGTTAAAAACTTAGTAAAAACATTTGGTCAAGGTGATGCAGAAACAGTCGTTTTGAAAGGATTGGATTTCGAAGTGCAACCGGGAGAATTTGTTATATTAAACGGTGCATCAGGATCAGGGAAGTCTACCTTGCTGACAATACTAGGTGGTTTATTAACACCTTCTGAAGGACAAGTCGTCATAGATGGGCAAGACCTTACACAACTGTCAGCAAAAGAAAGAACAGAGAAGCGTCTAAAGAATATTGGGTTTATTTTTCAAGCGTCACATTTATTGCCGTATTTAAAAGTGAAAGAGCAATTGACTTTAGTCGGCCAAGAAGCGGGAATGTTTAAAAAAGAAGCGGATGCTCGAGCGACGACATTGTTAGAACAAATCGGTCTCGGTCATCGACTGGATGCCTATCCACACATGCTATCAGGTGGCGAGAAGCAACGTGTTGCGATTATGCGTGCATGGATGAATCAACCGAAGTTACTTTTAGCAGATGAACCAACAGCGAGCTTAGATGCAAAGCGTGCTACCGAAGTGGTAGATATGATTAAGGCACAAGTGCGTGATGAAAAGGCGATTGGCATGATGGTAACGCATGATGAAAGACTGTTTGAATATGCTGATCGTATTTTTTACTTGGATAGTGGACAACTCGTTCAGAAATAA
- a CDS encoding L-lactate permease: protein MLVHSFDPFQNLALSALVASIPIVLFLLCLTVFKMKGIYAALTTLVVTIIVALFVFKLPVGIATGGIVEGFYQGILPIGFIVMMAVWLYKVTVATGQFSVIQDSITTISEDQRIQLLLIGFCFNAFLEGVAGFGVPIAICAVLLAQLGFEPLKAAMLCLIANGAAGAYGAIGLPVAVIDTLSLHGNITALDVARSLNYSLPILTFFVPFLLIFILDGFKGIRETLPAIIATVVPYVVLQIILSFVQGPELVDILPPLASMATLAIVSKKFQPKNIFRLNAEESKVEVKHHNLKEILYAWSPFGILTVLVLIWSTNTFKELFMEGGALAFLTIKIPLPGTMNDVSNEPITLLFNLLNQTGTALLITGVITVILAKTIDFKRAGELLAEAFKELWLPILTICMILAIAKLTTYGGLTAAMGEGVSKTGAIFPFLSPILGWIGVFMTGSVVNNNALFAPIQASVAPQVGTSGALLVGANTAGGSIAKLISPQSIAIATAAVKQVGKESELLKMTLKYSFALLVIWCIWTFILSLLIS from the coding sequence ATGTTAGTACATTCATTTGATCCATTCCAAAATCTTGCGCTATCTGCATTGGTCGCAAGTATCCCGATTGTTTTATTTTTACTCTGTTTAACAGTATTTAAAATGAAAGGGATTTATGCAGCATTAACGACATTAGTCGTTACAATTATTGTTGCGCTATTTGTGTTCAAGTTACCAGTTGGTATTGCGACTGGTGGGATTGTAGAAGGTTTTTATCAAGGTATATTACCAATTGGCTTCATTGTTATGATGGCAGTTTGGTTGTATAAAGTAACTGTTGCAACAGGTCAATTTTCAGTCATTCAAGATAGTATTACAACAATTTCTGAAGACCAACGTATCCAATTGTTACTAATCGGTTTTTGTTTCAACGCATTCTTAGAAGGTGTGGCAGGCTTTGGTGTACCGATTGCCATTTGTGCGGTATTACTTGCACAATTAGGTTTTGAACCATTGAAAGCTGCGATGCTTTGCCTAATCGCTAACGGTGCTGCGGGGGCTTATGGTGCGATTGGTTTACCAGTCGCAGTCATCGATACATTGAGTTTGCATGGCAACATTACTGCATTAGATGTTGCACGTTCACTCAATTATAGCTTACCGATTCTTACATTCTTTGTCCCATTTTTATTAATCTTTATTTTAGATGGTTTCAAAGGAATTCGTGAAACATTACCAGCAATTATTGCAACAGTTGTTCCTTATGTTGTATTACAAATTATTTTAAGTTTTGTTCAAGGTCCGGAATTAGTTGATATTTTACCACCATTAGCGTCTATGGCAACATTGGCAATAGTCTCTAAGAAATTCCAACCTAAAAATATCTTCCGCTTAAATGCGGAAGAATCTAAAGTTGAAGTGAAGCATCATAATTTGAAAGAAATCTTATATGCTTGGAGTCCATTCGGTATTCTAACAGTACTTGTGCTTATCTGGAGTACAAATACATTCAAAGAGTTGTTCATGGAAGGCGGCGCTTTAGCATTCTTAACAATCAAGATTCCGCTTCCAGGCACAATGAACGATGTGTCGAACGAACCGATTACATTATTATTCAACTTGTTGAACCAAACAGGAACAGCATTATTAATCACAGGTGTTATCACAGTTATTTTAGCGAAAACTATTGACTTCAAACGTGCAGGTGAGTTGCTCGCTGAAGCATTCAAAGAGTTATGGTTACCAATTCTAACAATCTGTATGATTTTAGCAATTGCGAAGTTAACAACTTACGGTGGCCTAACAGCCGCAATGGGTGAAGGTGTATCAAAAACAGGTGCGATCTTCCCATTCTTATCACCTATCTTAGGTTGGATTGGTGTATTTATGACAGGTTCTGTTGTGAATAACAATGCATTATTTGCACCAATTCAAGCATCAGTAGCACCCCAAGTAGGTACAAGTGGTGCGCTTCTAGTCGGAGCCAATACTGCCGGTGGTTCGATTGCAAAATTAATTTCACCACAATCTATTGCGATTGCAACAGCAGCCGTTAAACAAGTTGGTAAAGAATCAGAACTTCTAAAAATGACATTGAAATATAGCTTTGCATTATTAGTTATCTGGTGTATTTGGACATTCATCTTATCACTCTTGATTAGTTAA
- a CDS encoding GNAT family N-acetyltransferase, with product MDYRFERVTTEQVELLRRVSIETFEDAYREDDEDDQYFQDYIDSAFSYESLTREVTHSQSQFYLLVVEGRVAGYFKLNVGNAQTVDKGEDYAEIQRIYLYETYHGQHLGQLMFDKALKLAREADKTAIWLGVWPKNRQAIHFYKKQGMAKTGTLDFVMGGHVEEDDLMEMPIATDRLKQ from the coding sequence ATGGACTATCGTTTTGAACGCGTAACGACTGAACAAGTGGAGCTATTACGACGTGTGAGTATAGAAACGTTTGAAGATGCGTATCGTGAAGATGACGAAGATGATCAATACTTTCAAGATTACATTGATTCTGCGTTTTCTTATGAATCATTGACACGAGAAGTCACACATTCACAATCACAGTTCTATTTACTTGTAGTAGAGGGAAGAGTCGCTGGATACTTCAAGTTAAATGTGGGGAATGCACAGACTGTTGATAAAGGTGAAGATTACGCTGAAATCCAACGTATCTACTTATACGAAACATATCATGGTCAACACTTAGGACAGTTAATGTTTGATAAAGCGTTAAAACTAGCAAGAGAAGCAGATAAGACTGCAATTTGGTTAGGTGTGTGGCCAAAGAATCGTCAAGCCATTCATTTTTATAAGAAACAGGGAATGGCTAAGACTGGAACATTAGACTTTGTGATGGGTGGACATGTTGAAGAAGACGATTTGATGGAGATGCCAATTGCGACAGATCGTTTGAAACAATAA
- the mqo gene encoding malate dehydrogenase (quinone) produces the protein MNNLHNKTDVVLIGGGIMSATLGMLLKEVQPDWEISVFERLGKCAEESSNAWNNAGTGHSALCELNYTKEQADGSIDITKAIHINEQFQVSKQFWAHLVKTGQLPEPKKFIRSVPHMSFVTGTDNVRFLKARVEALKDNNLFKNMTISDEPDTLKEWIPLMMEGRQNLTTPIAATRDHSGTDVNFGALTGQLLTRIEERGAGVYYEHEVLDLKQNKDKTWTIKIRDIKEDKVFTVVSKFVFIGAGGASLPLLQKTGIPESKHVGGFPVSGLFLVCKNPDVVEKHHAKVYGKAKVGAPPMSVPHLDTRYIDGERTLLFGPFAGFSPKFLKQGSYFDLIKSVKPNNLLTMLAAGAKEIPLTKYLVQQLMLSNDERMDDLREFVPNAKNEDWRVVVAGQRVQVIKDTDKGKGTLQFGTEVIASQDGTLAALLGASPGASTAVPVMLDVLQRTFGHTFSEWEPKIKEMVPSFGTKLSDDAALYETVNQEVVKYLQLNPETK, from the coding sequence ATGAATAACTTACATAACAAGACAGATGTTGTGCTCATCGGTGGCGGTATTATGAGTGCGACGCTAGGTATGCTGTTGAAAGAAGTACAACCAGATTGGGAGATTAGTGTATTTGAACGTCTCGGAAAGTGTGCCGAAGAAAGTTCGAATGCATGGAATAATGCAGGAACAGGGCATTCTGCATTGTGTGAACTCAACTATACGAAAGAACAAGCAGATGGTTCTATTGATATTACGAAAGCGATTCATATCAATGAACAGTTCCAAGTATCTAAGCAGTTTTGGGCGCATTTAGTTAAAACGGGGCAACTACCAGAACCTAAAAAGTTTATTCGTTCTGTACCACACATGAGTTTTGTGACGGGGACGGACAATGTGCGTTTCTTAAAAGCACGTGTTGAAGCATTGAAAGACAACAATCTTTTCAAAAATATGACGATTTCTGATGAACCAGATACATTGAAAGAATGGATTCCACTAATGATGGAAGGCCGTCAAAACTTAACAACACCAATCGCTGCAACACGTGACCATTCAGGTACAGATGTGAACTTCGGTGCATTGACAGGACAATTACTCACACGCATTGAAGAGCGTGGTGCAGGTGTATATTATGAACATGAAGTGTTGGACTTGAAGCAAAACAAAGATAAGACATGGACGATTAAAATACGTGATATCAAGGAAGACAAAGTGTTTACAGTCGTGTCTAAATTTGTCTTTATTGGTGCGGGTGGTGCAAGTTTACCATTGCTCCAGAAAACAGGGATTCCAGAGTCCAAACATGTCGGTGGTTTCCCGGTAAGTGGCTTGTTCCTCGTATGTAAAAATCCAGATGTTGTAGAAAAACATCATGCGAAAGTTTACGGTAAAGCAAAAGTAGGCGCACCACCGATGTCAGTACCTCATTTGGATACACGATATATTGATGGTGAACGCACATTGTTATTCGGACCTTTTGCGGGATTCTCACCAAAATTCTTGAAACAAGGTTCATATTTTGACTTGATCAAGTCGGTGAAACCAAACAATCTTTTAACGATGTTGGCAGCTGGGGCGAAAGAGATTCCATTGACGAAATATTTAGTGCAACAACTTATGCTATCTAACGATGAGCGCATGGATGATTTACGTGAATTCGTACCGAACGCTAAAAATGAAGACTGGCGTGTTGTTGTTGCAGGTCAACGTGTTCAAGTGATTAAAGATACCGATAAAGGTAAAGGGACCTTACAATTCGGTACAGAGGTCATCGCATCTCAAGATGGCACATTAGCTGCATTACTCGGGGCATCTCCAGGCGCATCAACAGCAGTACCAGTTATGCTAGATGTATTACAACGCACATTTGGACACACATTCTCTGAGTGGGAACCAAAAATTAAAGAAATGGTACCATCATTCGGAACGAAATTGAGTGATGATGCGGCATTATATGAAACAGTCAATCAAGAGGTTGTGAAGTATTTACAATTGAATCCTGAAACGAAATAA
- a CDS encoding response regulator transcription factor, whose amino-acid sequence MTITCLIVDDDPDILSYVATHITREGYHAVTQPNAESALNYVADYAIDIAIVDVMMDGMNGFELCQTLKYDYNYPVIMLTARDALSDKERAFLAGTDDYVTKPFEVAELMFRIKAVLRRYQVQTAIQLELGNVVINQAERTTKIGSKVLMLPNKEFELLNILIAYPEQVFERETLITKIWGFDYEGDTRTVDVHIKRLRGRLKKLGATIQIETMRGIGYRVTDHV is encoded by the coding sequence ATGACTATCACTTGTTTAATTGTTGATGATGATCCCGATATTCTGTCATATGTTGCTACTCATATTACACGTGAAGGATATCACGCAGTGACACAACCTAATGCGGAATCTGCACTTAATTATGTCGCAGATTACGCCATTGATATTGCGATTGTTGATGTTATGATGGATGGTATGAATGGTTTTGAACTATGTCAAACATTGAAATATGATTATAACTATCCTGTTATCATGCTGACTGCACGTGATGCATTGAGTGATAAAGAGCGTGCTTTCCTAGCAGGAACAGATGACTATGTCACAAAGCCATTTGAAGTGGCAGAGTTGATGTTTCGTATTAAGGCTGTGTTACGCCGTTACCAAGTACAGACAGCAATACAACTTGAACTCGGCAATGTTGTCATTAATCAAGCCGAACGTACAACTAAGATCGGTTCAAAAGTACTCATGCTTCCAAATAAAGAATTCGAATTATTGAATATACTCATTGCTTATCCTGAACAAGTATTTGAACGAGAAACACTGATTACAAAAATTTGGGGTTTTGATTATGAAGGAGACACCCGCACGGTTGACGTACATATCAAGCGATTGCGTGGACGTTTAAAAAAGCTTGGCGCAACAATTCAAATTGAAACAATGCGTGGGATAGGATATCGGGTGACAGATCATGTTTAA
- a CDS encoding oxidoreductase has product MQSFKSYVLTTTEEGMTAGFKTLTFDDLSEGDVTIHIHYSSINYKDMLATQPGNKIIRQYPRIPGIDFSGIVIESSHPNFQTGDRVLATGYDIGVSHDGGFSEVARVKGDWLVPLPDNLTLEEAMIIGTAGYTAALSVSALEQNGLTPEKGPVLVRGASGGVGTMAIMMLHRLGYDIIASSSHTEQSEVFRTLGASQCIDRIDELTPKALHKTEWQGVIDPVGGPSLGEVLKRIHPSGAIALSGNAGGTAFESSVFPFILRDVRLIGIDSVYTPMSYRQSIWERLATDLKPDHLHTVKQVVPFDKLVDGIKSFNISSQPGRIVIDMGQEST; this is encoded by the coding sequence ATGCAATCATTCAAATCATATGTTTTAACAACAACTGAAGAAGGTATGACAGCGGGATTCAAAACATTAACCTTTGATGACTTATCCGAAGGGGATGTGACAATCCATATCCATTATTCAAGCATTAATTACAAAGATATGTTGGCAACACAACCTGGCAACAAAATTATCCGACAATATCCACGTATTCCTGGCATTGACTTCTCAGGAATTGTCATCGAATCAAGCCATCCAAACTTTCAAACAGGCGATCGTGTACTTGCAACAGGGTACGATATTGGCGTCTCACATGATGGTGGATTTAGTGAAGTCGCACGTGTTAAAGGAGACTGGCTCGTGCCATTACCAGATAATCTAACTTTGGAAGAAGCCATGATTATCGGAACAGCAGGTTATACCGCTGCACTATCTGTATCTGCACTAGAACAAAATGGACTCACACCAGAAAAAGGGCCTGTCTTAGTACGTGGTGCTTCTGGTGGTGTCGGAACGATGGCAATTATGATGTTGCATCGCCTTGGTTACGATATCATTGCAAGCTCTAGCCATACAGAACAATCCGAAGTATTCCGGACATTAGGTGCATCGCAATGTATTGACCGCATTGATGAGCTCACACCAAAAGCACTTCATAAGACAGAATGGCAAGGTGTCATTGATCCAGTTGGTGGCCCATCATTGGGAGAGGTGCTTAAACGTATCCATCCATCAGGGGCGATTGCCTTAAGCGGTAATGCTGGAGGAACTGCTTTTGAAAGTTCTGTATTCCCATTCATCTTACGTGATGTCCGTTTAATCGGTATCGACTCAGTTTATACCCCAATGTCTTATCGTCAATCTATTTGGGAGCGTTTAGCAACTGATTTGAAACCTGATCACCTGCATACAGTAAAACAAGTTGTTCCTTTCGATAAACTAGTTGATGGAATCAAGTCATTCAACATCTCTTCTCAGCCTGGCCGTATTGTTATCGATATGGGACAAGAATCAACATAA
- a CDS encoding sensor histidine kinase, which produces MFKSLYYRLAFYTITVMLISAMLSFLVTNVYYHFVLKEQNDAKIMTTLQRANSSKNMHNEASFSQYLNLLGDLNYQVIAVDEKHNTKHYGAAFRQYNLSVDTIDRVLAGEDYHGIRERPFNPVITGFFDNESRNTVGMRFETTSGNYAVFIRPDINYLLGEFRYFLVVLIFLLVAFSIILVIWSTYALVKPVKQLKTATERMMAGDFTTPIAVTRTDEIGTLQQHFDSMRVSLKQLDDMRQHFVQNVSHEFKTPLTHIHHLLTQLQNESNQETQTQYIQRIYNETHRLSQLTQQLLLLSEMDNGGHLQFDETFQMNMLIQDILTNERYTIEQKSLSIVYELADISYIGNQRLLTQAIGNIIRNAIKYTPEFGMIDINLSQQTHSIVISVEDDGPGMDTETISHIFERFYKASAHTDSNGLGLSITQSIIERHGGSIDVQSTPNIGTVFTMTLPHT; this is translated from the coding sequence ATGTTTAAATCCCTCTATTATCGTCTTGCCTTTTATACGATCACTGTTATGTTGATTAGTGCAATGTTAAGTTTTCTCGTTACCAATGTGTACTATCACTTTGTATTGAAAGAACAAAATGATGCTAAAATCATGACGACATTGCAACGTGCAAATAGTTCAAAAAATATGCATAACGAAGCATCGTTTTCTCAATATTTGAATCTACTTGGTGATTTAAACTATCAAGTGATTGCAGTCGATGAAAAGCACAACACCAAGCATTATGGCGCTGCATTTCGTCAGTACAATTTAAGTGTAGATACGATTGATCGCGTGCTTGCTGGAGAAGATTATCACGGTATTCGTGAACGTCCGTTTAACCCTGTCATTACAGGATTCTTTGATAACGAATCACGCAACACTGTCGGTATGCGATTCGAAACAACATCTGGCAACTACGCCGTCTTTATACGTCCAGACATCAATTATTTATTGGGAGAGTTTCGTTATTTCTTAGTTGTATTAATCTTCCTACTCGTAGCATTTTCAATCATCCTTGTCATTTGGTCGACTTATGCATTGGTGAAGCCTGTTAAACAATTAAAAACAGCAACAGAACGTATGATGGCTGGTGACTTTACAACACCTATTGCTGTCACACGAACAGATGAGATTGGTACGTTACAGCAACATTTTGATTCGATGCGTGTATCTCTCAAACAACTCGATGATATGCGCCAGCATTTTGTTCAAAATGTATCACATGAGTTTAAAACACCTTTAACGCATATTCACCATTTGTTGACACAGCTACAAAATGAATCCAATCAAGAAACACAAACACAGTATATACAGCGTATTTACAATGAAACTCATCGTTTAAGTCAGCTGACACAACAACTTCTACTTTTATCAGAGATGGATAATGGTGGACATCTTCAATTCGACGAGACTTTCCAAATGAATATGCTCATTCAAGATATATTAACGAATGAGCGCTATACAATTGAACAAAAATCACTGAGTATCGTTTATGAATTAGCGGATATATCCTATATAGGCAATCAGCGCCTTTTGACACAAGCAATCGGTAATATTATCCGCAATGCAATTAAATACACGCCAGAATTTGGTATGATAGATATTAATTTATCTCAACAAACTCATAGTATCGTTATTTCAGTTGAAGATGATGGCCCTGGAATGGATACAGAAACAATCTCACATATTTTTGAACGCTTCTACAAAGCTTCTGCACATACCGATAGCAATGGGCTCGGATTGTCCATTACACAATCTATTATTGAACGTCACGGTGGTTCAATTGATGTACAAAGTACACCTAACATTGGTACGGTATTTACTATGACATTACCGCATACTTAA